In the genome of Raphanus sativus cultivar WK10039 chromosome 4, ASM80110v3, whole genome shotgun sequence, one region contains:
- the LOC108835526 gene encoding uncharacterized protein LOC108835526 — MSNTIIKNQLRSISLPSRSHPSTTGIEEALRKVKAINTTTGSSESILMTLAGLEELYDCTEEFLKMGSTQRVMSSDDGSEFMEEMLDGSLRLMDTCSVSRDLMVETHEHVRGVQSCVRRKKVAGGGGTDQLDVAISGYVGFRKNMRKEAKKLLGSLKKIGGGSCPSSGVDNGQQDEHRVAVIDAMRRVVSVSVSVLKSFLEFLSGRQSNIKSKLAYVLNKKKDHHDEETKNELESLDSAICCSRDDLQNELEEVDMSIDGFEKHLEGLFRRLIRTRASLLNIISH, encoded by the coding sequence ATGTCGAATACGATCATCAAAAATCAACTAAGATCTATAAGTTTACCTTCAAGATCTCATCCTAGCACGACAGGGATTGAGGAAGCTCTTAGAAAGGTTAAAGCGATTAACACCACGACGGGTTCGTCAGAATCAATCTTGATGACATTGGCTGGTTTGGAAGAACTCTATGATTGTACGGAGGAGTTTCTGAAAATGGGTTCGACTCAGCGTGTTATGTCGTCTGATGATGGATCGGAGTTTATGGAGGAGATGCTTGATGGGTCTTTGAGGCTGATGGATACATGCAGCGTCTCTAGAGATCTCATGGTGGAGACTCACGAACATGTTCGTGGCGTTCAGTCATGCGTTAGACGCAAGAAAGTAgccggaggaggaggaactgATCAACTCGATGTAGCTATCTCTGGATATGTCGGATTTAGAAAGAACATGAGAAAAGAAGCTAAGAAGCTTCTTGGATCCTTGAAGAAAATCGGTGGAGGGTCGTGTCCATCGTCAGGGGTAGATAATGGCCAACAAGATGAACATCGTGTGGCGGTCATTGATGCGATGAGACGAGTAGTTTCCGTTAGTGTCTCCGTGTTGAAGTCGTTCTTGGAGTTCTTGTCGGGACGACAAAGTAACATTAAAAGCAAGCTGGCTTATGTACTAAACAAAAAGAAGGATCATCATGATGAGGAGACCAAGAACGAGTTGGAGAGTTTGGATTCGGCTATATGCTGCTCTCGTGATGACCTACAAAATGAACTTGAGGAGGTCGACATGAGCATTGATGGATTCGAGAAGCATCTGGAAGGCTTATTTCGAAGGTTGATAAGAACACGAGCCTCGCTTCTCAACATAATCTCTCATTAA
- the LOC108835525 gene encoding uncharacterized protein LOC108835525: MEGLDLVLLSDKTKHQPVRSVSLPSRIHPLSVKLRAALNRLSIWHRSSSSVCVSTSLGFATLLIGLVNLTELYGCIHELLESPYVRHTLLHHQKGKLLDDSLNGSVVLLDVCEAARDIIVTTREHVMNLKSALRRQGSVEKEVTAYIDLRKKAKKELSKHIIALKKMETLDISTNIDQDPAIASTSTLRETIKISVSILRHLLLFLSTIPPSQARKIKNNIGFFSIPIASTSLSDTYLELIKETKTLDDVFLGSRRTFVEVETMQNEKMERRDVVEEGFRDLETELDSVFKCLVKNRVLFLNILSNC; this comes from the coding sequence atggagggtttagatttagttttgtTGTCTGATAAAACCAAACACCAGCCGGTTCGATCTGTGAGTCTTCCTTCAAGAATCCATCCGCTCTCTGTTAAACTCAGAGCAGCCTTGAACCGGCTCAGTATCTGGCATCGATCTTCTTCCTCAGTCTGTGTTTCCACTTCTTTAGGGTTCGCGACGCTTCTCATTGGACTCGTGAACCTCACCGAGCTCTACGGTTGCATCCACGAGCTACTTGAGTCCCCTTACGTGAGACACACTCTTCTTCATCACCAGAAGGGGAAACTTCTAGACGATTCTTTAAATGGATCTGTTGTGCTGCTCGACGTGTGTGAGGCCGCAAGGGATATCATAGTCACAACGAGAGAGCACGTGATGAATCTCAAATCAGCTCTTCGTAGGCAAGGTAGCGTAGAGAAGGAGGTTACAGCATATATTGACTTGAGGAAGAAGGCAAAGAAAGAACTCTCTAAACACATCATTGCACTTAAGAAAATGGAAACCCTAGATATTTCCACGAACATAGATCAAGATCCAGCGATAGCATCTACAAGTACTCTGAGAGAGACAATCAAAATCTCTGTCTCGATTCTCAGACATCTTTTGTTGTTCCTATCGACAATACCACCGTCTCAAGCAAGGAAAATCAAGAACAACATTGGGTTCTTCTCGATTCCTATTGCATCGACGTCATTATCAGATACATATCTGGAACTGATCAAAGAAACGAAAACTCTTGATGATGTCTTTTTGGGTTCGAGAAGAACCTTTGTTGAAGTCGAGACGATGCAGAACGAGAAGATGGAGAGGAGAGATGTTGTTGAAGAGGGTTTTCGTGATCTGGAGACAGAACTGGACTCTGTTTTCAAGTGCTTAGTTAAAAACAGAGTTTTGTTCCTTAATATCCTGAGTAACTGTTGA
- the LOC108849922 gene encoding probable polygalacturonase At3g15720 — MNNTYTFKYYRHHFTMGIIRLLVLLNVLCFGLVNGQIQNYNVLDFDATGDGQTDDSNAFVKTWNAACGGGGDIHISILLIPAGRTFLIQPVVFNGPCRSSNTKVQLEGVIVAPSNKEAWSNPNSRMWIKFSAVIGLVIVGSGTINGRGSSFWEQHLKASQRPTSLHISKCDNLIISGITSIDSPKNHISIATCTNVAVSNIGLFAPEDSPNTDGIDISRSTNVNIFDSTIQTGDDCIAINTGNTNINITRINCGPGHGISVGSLGVNGGNAAVSDVQVTQCTFNQTMNGARIKTWPGGQGYARNISFENITLINAKNPIIIDQQYIDKGRVYSAERSAVAISNIKFIDFRGTTSKKNAIKIDCSATTRCKDVLMNGINITMADGKQPRVDCKNVDGKSEDTILTHDCFDNV; from the exons ATGAATAACACATATACATTCAAATATTATCGTCACCACTTCACCATG GGAATTATACGCCTTTTGGTCTTACTAAATGTTCTCTGTTTTGGTCTTGTAAACGGTCAAATTCAAAATTACAACGTACTCGATTTTGATGCCACCGGAGATGGTCAAACTGATGATTCAAac GCTTTTGTGAAAACGTGGAACGCTGCATGTGGGGGAGGAGGAGATATTCATATAAGCATACTTCTTATTCCTGCTGGGAGAACATTTTTAATTCAACCTGTTGTGTTCAATGGTCCATGTAGATCTAGCAATACAAAAGTTCAG TTGGAAGGCGTCATTGTCGCGCCTAGCAACAAAGAAGCATGGTCCAACCCAAATTCTCGAATGTGGATCAAATTTTCAGCGGTGATTGGTCTAGTGATTGTTGGTTCAGGAACGATTAATGGTCGTGGTTCATCCTTTTGGGAA CAACATTTGAAAGCTTCTCAACGACCTACA TCATTGCATATTAGCAAATGTGACAACTTAATTATAAGCGGAATAACCTCGATTGATAGTCCAAAAAATCATATATCAATCGCCACATGCACAAATGTTGCAGTGTCGAATATCGGCCTATTTGCACCCGAGGATAGTCCCAACACAGATGGGATTGATATAAGTCGCTCGACTAACGTCAACATATTTGACTCTACGATTCAAACTG GAGATGATTGTATAGCAATCAACACTGGGAATACAAATATCAACATTACAAGGATTAATTGTGGACCTGGTCACGGAATAAG TGTGGGAAGTTTAGGAGTCAATGGAGGCAACGCTGCAGTTAGTGATGTTCAAGTGACTCAGTGCACTTTCAATCAGACAATGAATGGAGCTAGAATCAAGACATGGCCG ggTGGGCAAGGATATGCAAGAAACATaagttttgaaaacatcacaCTCATTAACGCAAAAAATCCAATTATAATTGATCAACAGTATATAGATAAAGGGCGTGTTTACTCTGCAGAG AGATCAGCTGTGGCAATTagcaatataaaatttattgattttcgTGGAACGACGTCGAAAAAGAATGCTATAAAGATTGATTGTAGTGCAACCACACGTTGTAAAGATGTCCTCATGAATGGAATCAATATTACCATGGCGGATGGGAAACAACCTAGAGTTGATTGCAAAAATGTCGATGGGAAATCTGAAGACACTATTTTGACGCATGACTGTTTTGACAatgtttaa
- the LOC108849924 gene encoding LOW QUALITY PROTEIN: uncharacterized protein LOC108849924 (The sequence of the model RefSeq protein was modified relative to this genomic sequence to represent the inferred CDS: inserted 1 base in 1 codon), producing MAASTSYAKSRSISLPTRLIHPKAKRVEEELKKIQALNSSSSASSRIQLGLARLXLYDFVNQQVICSPQGQQALCLPHNAKLVEESLDESILLLDVADFTRDLIGTFLEQIQDLQSTLRRRGGDLSIVQSEIQAYISFQKKFKNSASRQLKSLARTQQAKKKCPVIKQFKTLDQHASMVSNILSQSHTSTISIFKSLLQFLSSSGENEKKNGEVGCVDNSMIRSFYGRIIGKKTAQVIDVKTILGRLAMLNVSLEAIMDELSYLSRRLIQHRASLLNIITP from the exons ATGGCAGCATCAACTTCCTATGCAAAGTCTAGGTCTATTAGTTTGCCTACAAGACTAATCCATCCAAAAGCAAAGAGAGTCGAGGAAGAGCTGAAAAAGATTCAAGCCTTGAACTCTTCCTCATCAGCTTCTTCTCGAATCCAACTTGGACTTGCCAGGC GTCTCTACGACTTTGTTAATCAACAAGTCATATGTTCTCCTCAAGGCCAACAAGCTCTTTGCCTTCCTCACAACGCAAAACTGGTTGAAGAATCTCTTGATGAATCCATCTTGTTACTTGATGTTGCTGACTTCACAAGAGACTTGATAGGAACATTCTTGGAGCAAATCCAAGATCTTCAGTCCACTCTGCGTAGACGTGGAGGGGATCTCTCCATAGTTCAGTCTGAGATCCAAGCTTATATTAGCTTCCAGAAGAAGTTCAAGAACTCAGCGTCTAGACAACTTAAATCACTTGCAAGAACACAACAAGCAAAGAAGAAGTGTCCGGTGATCAAACAGTTCAAAACTCTTGATCAACATGCTTCTATGGTGTCCAACATTCTAAGTCAGTCCCACACATCGACTATCTCTATCTTCAAGTCTCTCTTgcagtttctttcttcttcggGTGAGAACGAGAAGAAGAATGGTGAAGTTGGATGTGTAGATAACTCAATGATCCGTTCCTTCTATGGAAGAATCATCGGTAAGAAGACTGCACAAGTCATTGATGTGAAAACGATTCTGGGGAGATTAGCTATGCTTAATGTGAGCCTTGAAGCTATTATGGATGAGTTAAGTTATTTGTCAAGACGACTTATTCAACATAGAGCGTCTCTTTTGAATATTATTACTCCATGA
- the LOC108851387 gene encoding cyclin-B2-2, which produces MINQEPITATLQDETRSTKFGLEMKRQNRRALSVINHNLVGSKVYPCVVNKRRGLSVSQEETKKLKPSVPSGNAFGDCIFIDEDEENEEKKEAATLDQPMPMSLEEPYIEESDPMEEEDEQEPVLDIDGDDVNNPLAVVEYVEDLHEFYRKNERFSCVPQDYMGQQFDITDKMRAILIDWLIEVHDKFELMNETLYLTVNLIDRFLSKQAVVRKKLQLVGLVALLLACKYEEVSVPIVEDLVVISDKAYTRNDVLEMEKIMLNTLQFNMSLPTQYPFLKRFLKAAKSDKKLETLASFLIELALVDYEMLRYQPSLLAASAVYTAQCTIHGFSEWNSTCEFHSHYSENQLRECSRRMVSLHQKAATDKLTGVRRKYSSSKFGYIATKYEAAAAHFLLVSDSETL; this is translated from the exons ATGATTAATCAAGAACCCATTACAGCGACTCTTCAAG aTGAAACGAGAAGCACAAAGTTCGGTTTAGAGATGAAAAGACAGAACAGGAGAGCATTGTCTGTGATTAACCATAATCTCGTTGGTTCAAAAGTTTATCCCTGCGTTGTTAACAAGAGAAGAGGCTTGTCTGT ATCTCAAGAAGAGACAAAGAAGCTGAAACCATCTGTTCCGAGTGGGAACGCGTTTGGTGATTGTATATTCATCGATGAAGACGAAGAAAATGAAGAGAAGAAGGAAGCAGCTACATTGGACCAACCTATGCCAATGTCATTAGAGGAACCTTACATAGAAGAATCTGATCCAATG GAGGAAGAGGATGAACAAGAACCAGTTTTGGACATTGATGGAGACGATGTAAACAACCCTCTTGCCGTTGTTGAATATGTCGAAGATCTACACGAGTTCTACAGAAAAAACGAG AGGTTTAGTTGTGTTCCTCAAGATTACATGGGGCAACAGTTTGACATAACAGATAAAATGAGAGCTATACTTATCGATTGGCTCATCGAGGTACATGACAAGTTCGAGCTAATGAACGAGACACTGTATCTAACGGTGAACCTTATAGATAGATTCTTATCCAAGCAAGCTGTTGTTAGAAAGAAGCTTCAGCTTGTTGGTTTAGTCGCCTTGCTTTTAGCTTGCAAGTACGAAGAGGTTTCTGTACCTATTGTCGAAGATTTAGTGGTCATCTCTGACAAGGCTTATACTAGGAACGATGTTTTAGAAATG gAGAAGATAATGCTTAATACTTTGCAATTCAACATGTCGTTACCGACACAATACCCTTTCTTGAAGAGGTTCCTCAAGGCAGCTAAATCAGACAAGAAG CTTGAGACGTTGGCATCTTTCTTGATCGAGCTTGCTCTTGTGGACTACGAAATGCTTCGGTATCAACCATCGCTACTAGCAGCCAGTGCAGTGTACACAGCTCAGTGTACAATCCATGGCTTCAGCGAATGGAACAGCACCTGTGAGTTCCACAGTCACTACTCTGAGAACCAACTCAGAGAGTGTAGTAGAAGAATGGTGAGTCTGCATCAGAAGGCAGCGACTGATAAACTAACAGGAGTACGTAGAAAATACAGCTCGTCTAAGTTCGGATACATAGCTACAAAGTATGAAGCTGCTGCAGCACACTTTCTTCTTGTGTCGGATTCGGAAACGCTATAG
- the LOC108848350 gene encoding probable serine/threonine-protein kinase CST produces MGHCISSLFSSSPSKTGLHHSSHASTNNHSNGTEFSSSTTTTPATTNSSAGLRSQFSEAISESSGGIVTDSGQLLESPHLRVYTFLELSTATKNFRPDSMLGQGGFGKVYRGWIDAKSLAPSKAGSGMIVAVKRLNSESVQGYSEWRSEINFLGTLSHPNLVKLLGYCREDKELLLVYEFMPKGSLENHLFRRGEPFPWDLRIKIVIGAARGLAFLHGLPREVIYRDFKTSNILLDYNYEAKLSDFGLAKLGPAQEKSHVTTRIMGTYGYAAPEYMATGHLYVKSDVYAFGVVLLEIMTGLRAHNTKRPNGQESLVDWLRPDLLNKHGVKQIMDKGIKGQYSSKAAAEMARITLSCTELDPKNRPDMKEVVDVLENIQRINVVPDRSSTKPAVASSSRSSPLHYQYGYRAGAAGAERRRPSRPSPGRVGAQKEMVA; encoded by the exons ATGGGCCATTGCATTTCAtcactcttctcttcctctccttcCAAAACTGGTCTCCACCATAGTAGTCATG CCTCAACGAACAACCACAGTAACGGAACAGAGTTCTCGTCATCAACAACCACCACCCCCGCGACGACAAACAGCAGCGCCGGACTACGGAGCCAATTCTCCGAGGCGATAAGCGAGAGTTCCGGTGGGATTGTGACTGATTCCGGTCAACTACTGGAATCGCCACATCTCAGAGTCTACACCTTTCTTGAACTATCGACGGCGACCAAGAATTTCAGACCGGACTCTATGTTGGGTCAAGGAGGTTTTGGGAAAGTTTACAGAGGTTGGATCGATGCCAAGAGTCTTGCTCCTTCTAAAGCAGGCTCCGGTATGATCGTGGCCGTTAAAAGATTGAACTCCGAGAGTGTCCAAGGATATTCAGAGTGGCGA TCAGAGATTAACTTCTTGGGGACGCTTTCACATCCAAATCTGGTGAAGTTATTAGGATACTGCCGGGAAGACAAGGAGCTTCTCCTTGTCTACGAGTTCATGCCTAAAGGAAGCCTTGAGAACCACCTTTTCAGAC GAGGCGAGCCTTTTCCTTGGGACCTAAGGATCAAGATTGTGATCGGTGCAGCTCGTGGTCTTGCGTTTCTACATGGCTTACCAAGAGAAGTCATATATAGAGACTTCAAAACCTCCAATATACTTCTCGATTAC AATTATGAAGCAAAGCTTTCAGATTTCGGTTTAGCAAAGTTAGGACCAGCACAAGAGAAGTCACACGTTACGACTAGGATCATGGGCACGTATGGTTACGCTGCTCCTGAATATATGGCAACAG GACATTTATACGTCAAAAGTGACGTCTATGCCTTCGGTGTAGTACTATTAGAAATAATGACCGGACTAAGAGCACACAACACAAAACGGCCCAACGGACAAGAGAGTCTAGTCGACTGGTTAAGACCAGATCTCTTAAACAAACATGGAGTGAAACAGATAATGGACAAAGGAATCAAAGGTCAATACTCATCCAAAGCCGCAGCAGAAATGGCACGCATCACACTCTCTTGCACCGAGCTAGACCCAAAAAACCGACCAGACATGAAGGAAGTAGTCGACGTACTCGAAAACATCCAACGCATCAACGTTGTTCCAGACCGTTCTTCCACCAAACCTGCTGTTGCTAGTTCTTCTCGTTCCTCGCCACTTCACTATCAGTATGGATATCGAGCTGGCGCGGCGGGGGCTGAACGGAGGAGGCCGTCAAGACCGTCGCCTGGAAGGGTTGGAGCACAGAAAGAAATGGTTGCTTGA